A single region of the Garra rufa chromosome 20, GarRuf1.0, whole genome shotgun sequence genome encodes:
- the gpx1a gene encoding glutathione peroxidase 1a, which produces MAGSVKKFYDLSAKLLAGDLLNFSSLKGKVVLIENVASLUGTTVRDYTQMNELHSKYADQGLVILGAPCNQFGHQENCKNEEILQSLKYVRPGNGFEPKFQLLEKMEVNGEKAHPLFVYLKEKLPQPSDDAVSLMGDPKCIIWSPVNRNDVSWNFEKFLIGPDGEPFKRYSRRFLTSDIEADIKELLKRAK; this is translated from the exons ATGGCAGGGTCCGTGAAGAAGTTTTATGATCTGTCCGCTAAACTTTTGGCTGGGGACCTGCTGAATTTCTCCTCTCTCAAAGGTAAAGTGGTGCTTATTGAAAATGTGGCGTCGCTTTGAGGCACAACAGTCAGGGATTACACCCAGATGAACGAGCTCCACAGCAAGTACGCTGATCAGGGCCTCGTAATTCTGGGCGCTCCCTGCAACCAGTTCGGGCATCAG GAGAACTGCAAGAATGAAGAAATCCTTCAGTCTCTGAAATATGTCCGCCCTGGAAATGGTTTCGAGCCCAAATTCCAACTTCTGGAGAAGATGGAAGTGAATGGTGAGAAAGCCCACCCTCTGTTTGTGTACCTCAAAGAGAAGCTCCCTCAGCCCAGCGACGACGCTGTGTCCTTGATGGGTGACCCCAAATGCATCATCTGGAGTCCAGTGAACAGAAACGACGTCTCCTGGAACTTCGAGAAGTTCCTCATCGGCCCAGATGGGGAACCATTCAAGAGATACAGCAGAAGGTTCCTCACCAGCGACATTGAAGCTGATATCAAAGAGCTTCTGAAGAGGGCGAAATAA